GTAGTTAATGcctcttaaaattaaagtttcatGTTACCTTATAAGCGCGTCAAACAAACTAGAATtggcggttttttttttaaatcgaaacccaaagttttaataataaataagaataatatttatcattaaatagaaaaatacattttttaaaataaattttcttttaccaataactccttttaaaattttaacggGGTTGGGTTTTTTAAAAGCACTTGTATTAaaaccaaatacattttaattaacctaGTTCTAATTCGtaatttaaaaactgttttgATATTGCTTCCTTATTGCTTGGACACGCtgcaattaataaataaatattcgaaaataaataaaataaatagtgtACTTcccacaaaaaatatataaacattaagttttatttatttaatttatttcgctATAATTTGCTAATTTTTCGGTATTCTGTTTTCCATTTATAGTTACATTTtaggtttattttattatttttaaatgatagaAAAGCCCGAATggtttaatgttattttatggTCATAGCAGAAAacacaattttaaaagttcacCAGACTCTTCacctaaatttaaatttctaaaaatcgttttttggtGATTTATTTAACTAGTGGAAAAGAATAGAATATTCTTCAAGCTAAACCAATCATTTATGTCGTTTTTCTCGTCTTGATTGTCATGCTTTTAGccatcaaaaagaaaaaattaaagaaagtaaAGGCTGATGGACATACGCATAAAACAGATTTTATACCAATTTttgtagttatttttttttcctatgcTTGGTAAGTAAGTTCGATTCATGTTTCTTTGCTAATTCGTTGAAATGTTCTAACAAGCATGCGATGCCATTTATAAGTTTGTTTACATctatatatttctatatataagaagttgtatatatatattggttgATGACGTCCAAGAACGCACTCCAAGGATATTATATTATGCTGCTTGACTTCTATtgctttttctatatttaagtaatttcGTTAACTAATTCTTTATCGTTAGATTTGTTCGCTATTTGGACTGACTTGTGGGTTGCATTTGTTTGTGGTGGGATTCGGATTCTCAACTAATATTCTCTCTCTATAACCATGTTTTTAGGACTTAGCGTAGTTTATAAGTATTCCATAGTTTATgcgtatatttatattttacacaTTGAGATGCAAAATGGTTGTTTTTGTCGACCTACTAAACTACACATCAATTAGTTTGTAAAGCAAAGTGGTTCGCTTATATATTACAGTTCTTGGAAATGAGAtaacaattttgtttaaaacaaaaactgatTCACAGTAACCAAACGTACTTAGTCGTagtcaaatatatttaaaagctaaatatatttcttgtttttaggtACACAGTTTACAAACTTTTGGAAAGAAGACCTATAAATTGAactaaattggaattttgcttttttgtttcaaaaattgCTGCATCTGCATAGAATATCACACGAATACTGAggcaaaaccaaatttatagCAAGTATAACAGCTTTATAACAGTTAACTTTTGTTTTCTAGCACAGCCACACACGCATCCACTCGTAGATTCACACTCATACAGACTAAAGTGCAAAATAAGAAGCCAATTAGCAAATTATTCTAGCAAAGATTGAGATTCCCCCACCCCCGCTTGGCCAGCACTGCCATTTCCCATGCCCTGCTCCTGGGCGATTCCCTCGCAGCCCGCCGATGGCTCCGGGACCTTAATCTTCAGCAGGGGCGTCTTGATGTCAGAGGCCTCCAGCTCGGTGGTGGATTCCAGAGCAGATGATTCCTGTCCATGGAGCTCGACGGCTGCAGGCGGTACCGGCTCAGCACTTGACTGGGATTTTCcctggaaaaaaaagaaagcatacaaattttattaggATTCTATGGGTTCTATAAAtctaattaaaagttttggcaagaaattataataaataagtcattcggcaagccgaagcttatatacccttgaagatcattcctattaatttacaaattgcaaaaatgttaaatttcctattatttcacattaatttttcgatcgtttctatgacAGCTTTATGATacagtagttcgatctttttaaaattaaaatcgaagttcggaaatatttaaaaatagtcatatcccagagtagaagagaatgtataaaaatcaacaaagatataattttttttctataaatttccatttaatttttcgaccgttcccaTGGCAgccatatgatatagtgatccgattttttttaatattttattcgaaattcagaaatatataaaaaataatattcccaacagtaatatttgaaaaaacacagaagatagattttttaacgtttttttccgttccttcctatgggagctataagatatagttgtctgatccggtcggttccgacttatatactacctgcaatagaaagacgacttttgggaaagtttcatcccgatagcttaactagactagtttgcgtagaaacagacagacggacagacaggcagacggacagataaaataaaaatgttttaattcaCTATTTTTATCGTATCCAAAGGGGTGTTCATGCTAACCTGCAAGTAGTAGGTCATCAACTGTCCCTTTCCTTTGACAGCCACCAGACCGCGCTGTAGGAATGTGTAACCAAAGGGCTGTAGAATATTGCATGTTTCCTCGGTGACCTGGATGGCGCCCGCCTTCCCTGTGCTCTCCATGCGCGATGCCACGTTCACCGTATTCCCCCAGATGTCGTAGTGCGGCTTACGGGCCCCAATAACGCCCGCCGTGATCGGTCCATGATTGATGCCCATCTTGAGGACGAAGTGATTGAACGACTGCTCGTTGATGCCCTGCAGGGCGTGCTTCAGTTCCAAGGCAAACTCGACCAATACGGCGAGGTGCGACCAGCGTTCTGTTATGGGGGCGTCATTCCGGAGGTTCCGCTGCAGGTTTATGCCACTGGCGGCCATGTAGGTGGAGCCAatggttttgattttgatgaTGTCCTGGAACTGCGGAAGTTCCAACAActgaaaaacaattaaagaataatgtaatgtaataTATGTAGTATTTCttagtttacttttaagaatacaaatgtttaaaaagtttgttgtAAAAATAACTCACCGCATCAAAATCTGAAATAACCTCGTTGAGGAAACGTAGACACTCCAAGCCTTGATTGTTTACCGTCTCTTCGGAATAGAAATCTGAAACAAATATCAACCATTATCACATCATATATTGCATATCCATatggtttttcattttattgtttataaacTATGTATTACACTTTACAATTTAAACTTAGTACAAGCTTACCCGAAAAGTTTGGCATACTGGCAAACAAAACGCCAACCTCAGCGTAACTCTGGGAGTAAAGATCATCGTGGGATCGCTTGGTGTTCTTCATAAAGTGCTCTGCCACATGAACAGGCAAGACGTTGTAGACTAAAGCCTCGTTACGCTGTCGCATATCGTTAGCGGTCTCCTTCTGCTCGGCCACCTCTGTTTTCCACTTGAAAATTACCCTATCCTCATGGTCCatctataattttaaataattatagtcCATCTATCGCATAATCTGAACCTGTACTCACATGTCTGGCCAAAGTGCTTAACGCCAAAGCAGCGACTAGCAAAAGTCCTGAAGCGCAATATCGCGTAGATATAATACTAAGAAAAGATaatgaataaatgaaaatcttttctaatttaGATAACAAGCCATAAAGAAATCTTCACTTACGGTTGATCTGCAAAATCATCCTCCAGAGCATATAGGTCCTGCATAATGAATATGTTGAAGTAGCAATGCAGAGCTGTTAGACAATAcagtaaaattatttattttgtttatttattattcattttattttgccaCTTACCTGCAATGGACAATAGCAGCAATATCTTTGTGAGATGCGTGAGTTGGGCAATTACGGCGATCGCAATCAATATGAGAACTCCAAAATTACTCAAGTAGGACGGATATAGAACTCTTTCCGTGGGCACTGCCTCGCGCATTTGTTCCACAAAGGATGCGGGCAGAAGGTGCTCGGCGGTGACCACCCCCTCCATCTCCACGTCCACCTCGCTATCCAGGCCGGCCGTGGCATTGAATTCGCTTTCACTCACAATATGCTCGGTGCGCACGAAGGTGACAAAGAAGAACTGTCAAGGAAATAGAGGCAAATCAGTCCCAGGACTTGAGCACGCCCGCACCACACTCGCACAAAAATATCGGTGGAATCAAACTTTAGAATGatttgttcaataaaaaaaatatataaacatccaaaattaaaaagtaagttgAAGTGCCGTAACAGCGGGATTaaattcatattaatattcatattatcTAAACGatgtcataaatattttaaaaggaaaattaaaaaaa
The genomic region above belongs to Drosophila takahashii strain IR98-3 E-12201 chromosome 2L, DtakHiC1v2, whole genome shotgun sequence and contains:
- the Ac3 gene encoding adenylate cyclase type 3 isoform X2 — its product is MCVHMGLSMVKAIKYVQQKANSPVDMRVGIHTGAVLAGILGQRQWQFDVYSKDVELANKMESSGKAGRVHISDKTLAFLNGEFEVEPAFGEKREELLRIAGLKTYFITKVVKPFASPCAKKINETQAENSHQSPNGSTNDVAAGDDDNDNNTLDDEELLAQNSVSNGHQTAVAEDEEEQVKLENFKQRLKDELVTRDGHENLTKDTNIFLRFKNPQLEQSYAVYREPYSSLPLLAALLVQCIDVLYSYLVLPRSTLHFINIAAPLVPIAMLVVISIAESFSGMLPKFFVDVSKRFNDITFVRELAAIIIALTIGLSNVIDMFFFVTFVRTEHIVSESEFNATAGLDSEVDVEMEGVVTAEHLLPASFVEQMREAVPTERVLYPSYLSNFGVLILIAIAVIAQLTHLTKILLLLSIAALHCYFNIFIMQDLYALEDDFADQPIISTRYCASGLLLVAALALSTLARHMDHEDRVIFKWKTEVAEQKETANDMRQRNEALVYNVLPVHVAEHFMKNTKRSHDDLYSQSYAEVGVLFASMPNFSDFYSEETVNNQGLECLRFLNEVISDFDALLELPQFQDIIKIKTIGSTYMAASGINLQRNLRNDAPITERWSHLAVLVEFALELKHALQGINEQSFNHFVLKMGINHGPITAGVIGARKPHYDIWGNTVNVASRMESTGKAGAIQVTEETCNILQPFGYTFLQRGLVAVKGKGQLMTYYLQGKSQSSAEPVPPAAVELHGQESSALESTTELEASDIKTPLLKIKVPEPSAGCEGIAQEQGMGNGSAGQAGVGESQSLLE